In one window of Cydia fagiglandana chromosome 10, ilCydFagi1.1, whole genome shotgun sequence DNA:
- the LOC134668165 gene encoding uncharacterized protein LOC134668165 has protein sequence MACARGICTADKVFIFINIAFAMYSGALLATAARLAWDPSTYTWFRFLCAAQYRASAAYVLAAGLWLAALVYLAAAAAAHHPHQPSPKPRCLHLYAAGVVCLAVSEVGYGAWMAASLAAWWREAPEAELARKGMDLMHDLKPMLLAVERYRDVARPVLDMLDEVEHKAPNNVYVIMVFGLVGMVLQVAAFVMARRLARRAPPQEDKEDKEASACVEESEEPGWRKKANLRMYTILDKIF, from the exons ATGTACAGCGGCGCCCTGCTAGCGACGGCAGCCCGTCTGGCCTGGGACCCGAGCACATACACATGGTTCCGCTTCCTCTGTGCTGCCCAGTACCGGGCCTCGGCGGCCTACGTGCTGGCGGCTGGCTTGTGGCTGGCAGCTTTAGTGTACCTGGCCGCAGCCGCTGCGGCGCACCATCCTCATCAGCCCTCGCCGAAGCCGCGCTGCTTACATCTG TACGCAGCCGGCGTGGTCTGCCTCGCCGTGAGTGAAGTCGGCTACGGGGCGTGGATGGCGGCCTCGCTGGCCGCCTGGTGGCGCGAGGCGCCAGAAGCCGAGCTGGCCAGGAAGGGCATGGATCTGATGCATGACCTGAAGCCTATGCTGCTGGCTGTTGAGCGGTACAGGGACGTGGCGAGGCCGGTGCTCGACATGCTTGAT GAGGTCGAGCACAAAGCGCCCAACAACGTATACGTCATCATGGTGTTCGGACTAGTGGGCATGGTGTTGCAAGTGGCCGCGTTCGTGATGGCGCGGCGCTTGGCGCGCCGGGCGCCTCCTCAGGAGGACAAGGAGGATAAGGAGGCCAGCGCGTGCGTTGAGGAGAGCGAGGAGCCGGGCTGGAGGAAGAAGGCGAATCTACGGATGTATACTATACTTGACAAGATTTTCTAG